Proteins from a genomic interval of Thermoanaerobacterium thermosaccharolyticum DSM 571:
- the thrB gene encoding homoserine kinase: MDKSVLVRVPASTANLGPGFDSLGVALNLYNDIYMELKGSRLVIDVEGEGILNIDRDEKNLIYKAAKKVFDKLNITVSGLYIKTTNNIPTGSGLGSSASAIIGGLVAANVLTGNPLSHDDILDMASLMEGHADNVAPALNGGFNVATFDGKRTYYIKKEVDDNIRFLAFYPDRELLTSKARGVLPSMIEFRNGVFNVGRASLLTASFFSGRYDLLKFASQDMLHQVYRKEFIPEMYYVIERALDNGAYASFLSGAGPTMMVLADISIADKVKESVKKVYEDRNIKCRIYELKCDNTGAKIL; encoded by the coding sequence ATGGATAAGTCTGTCCTTGTGAGAGTTCCGGCATCAACGGCAAATTTAGGTCCTGGATTTGACTCACTAGGTGTTGCCCTCAATCTTTACAATGATATATACATGGAGCTTAAAGGCAGCAGACTTGTGATTGATGTTGAAGGGGAAGGCATTTTAAATATAGATCGGGATGAGAAAAACCTCATATATAAAGCAGCCAAGAAAGTTTTTGACAAATTAAACATAACCGTAAGTGGTCTCTATATAAAGACTACTAACAATATACCGACAGGAAGCGGTCTTGGAAGCAGTGCATCTGCCATAATAGGCGGTCTCGTTGCGGCAAATGTCCTCACGGGGAATCCATTAAGCCATGATGATATTCTCGACATGGCGTCTTTAATGGAAGGCCATGCGGACAATGTGGCTCCTGCCTTAAATGGTGGCTTTAATGTAGCTACGTTTGATGGTAAGAGGACTTACTACATTAAAAAAGAAGTAGATGACAATATAAGGTTTTTGGCATTCTATCCGGACAGGGAGCTTTTAACGTCAAAAGCCAGAGGCGTCCTGCCATCAATGATAGAGTTTAGAAATGGCGTTTTTAATGTAGGAAGGGCGTCGCTGCTTACAGCATCTTTTTTTTCCGGCAGGTACGATTTATTGAAGTTTGCATCACAAGACATGTTGCATCAGGTCTACCGCAAAGAATTCATACCTGAGATGTACTACGTAATAGAAAGAGCGCTTGATAATGGAGCATATGCGTCATTTTTAAGCGGCGCAGGACCAACTATGATGGTACTTGCGGATATCAGCATTGCAGACAAAGTGAAAGAGTCAGTAAAAAAAGTTTACGAAGATAGGAATATTAAATGCCGTATTTACGAATTAAAATGCGATAATACTGGTGCTAAAATCTTATAA
- a CDS encoding homoserine dehydrogenase has product MKIGLMGLGTVGSGVVHLIEENGDAIEKKIGQKIEIKKILVKDPEKKRIKEAQGKITINPYDILEDPEIDVVVEVMGKEHPALEYMKEAIIRGKNVVTANKEVIAKHGKELIKLADENNVNLLYEASVGGGIPIIRPLKSCLAANKIYEIKGILNGTTNYILTEMKMRGMSFEGVLKEAQQKGYAELDPTDDVDGFDAARKLAILCTLSFNKYVVPDDIYTKGIRTISKEDIKYAEELGFTIKLIAYGRLDDDGKLEAWVHPVMISKKNPLNGVNGVYNAILVEGNAVGKLMFYGQGAGMMPTASAVVADVIDVANHIPAQNGYDDAEIKDIVDTVSKYYIRLVALDKPGVMSKITGVLGAEGISLVSVVQKEIMGEYAEIVLITHNALTKNLFKALDEIGNLREIDKVASVIRVEGDE; this is encoded by the coding sequence GTGAAGATAGGTTTAATGGGGCTTGGAACTGTTGGTTCAGGTGTTGTCCACCTGATAGAAGAAAATGGGGATGCCATTGAGAAGAAGATTGGCCAGAAGATAGAGATTAAAAAGATACTTGTGAAAGATCCAGAGAAGAAAAGGATCAAAGAGGCACAGGGAAAAATAACCATAAATCCGTACGACATCTTAGAAGATCCAGAGATAGATGTAGTAGTGGAGGTGATGGGGAAGGAACACCCTGCGCTGGAGTACATGAAAGAAGCCATTATAAGAGGCAAAAACGTCGTTACGGCAAATAAAGAAGTAATCGCCAAGCACGGCAAAGAGCTTATAAAGCTTGCAGATGAAAACAACGTAAATCTCCTTTACGAGGCTTCTGTGGGAGGAGGCATACCGATAATTAGACCTTTAAAAAGCTGCCTCGCTGCAAATAAGATATACGAGATAAAAGGCATACTAAACGGTACAACGAATTATATCCTGACAGAGATGAAGATGAGAGGCATGAGCTTTGAAGGTGTCTTAAAAGAGGCACAGCAAAAGGGATATGCGGAGCTTGATCCAACTGATGATGTGGACGGATTTGATGCCGCAAGAAAGCTTGCGATCCTTTGTACGCTGTCATTTAATAAATACGTGGTACCTGATGATATATACACAAAAGGTATAAGGACCATCTCCAAGGAGGATATTAAGTACGCAGAAGAACTGGGATTCACTATAAAGTTAATAGCATACGGAAGGCTTGATGATGATGGAAAGCTAGAAGCTTGGGTTCATCCTGTCATGATATCAAAGAAAAATCCGTTAAACGGCGTAAATGGAGTTTACAATGCTATACTGGTGGAAGGCAATGCAGTTGGTAAGCTTATGTTTTACGGACAAGGTGCAGGGATGATGCCGACAGCCAGTGCTGTCGTTGCTGACGTAATTGATGTGGCAAATCACATACCTGCTCAAAATGGATATGATGACGCCGAGATTAAAGATATCGTGGATACTGTATCCAAATACTATATAAGGCTTGTAGCGCTGGATAAACCTGGTGTAATGAGCAAAATAACAGGTGTGCTTGGTGCAGAAGGTATAAGCCTTGTATCTGTAGTTCAGAAGGAGATTATGGGAGAGTATGCAGAGATAGTCTTGATTACACATAATGCACTGACTAAAAATTTATTTAAGGCCTTAGACGAGATAGGCAATTTAAGAGAGATAGACAAAGTTGCAAGTGTAATAAGAGTAGAGGGGGACGAATGA
- the serA gene encoding phosphoglycerate dehydrogenase yields the protein MKVLVTERIAESGIEYLKNHAEVDFKLDLPRQELLEIIGDYDAIVVRSVTKVDKELISKGKNLKVIGRAGNGVDNIDLLAATEKGIIVVNTPEGNIISAAEHTIGLMLSIARNIPQAYNGAINGDFRRNKFKGVELNGKTVGIIGLGRIGSLVATRLAAFGMKVIAYDPYIPDSRFEKFGVKKVSFDELLSESDFITIHTPKTEETIDIISDEEFKKVKKGVRIVNCARGGLINEEALYNAVKEGIVAAAALDVFKVEPSYDREKQDFHNKLLELPNVVVTPHLGASTVEAQNNVGISVAKEVITALNGKLYGNIVNLPDIKADEFGELKPYMKLCEAMGALYYQINDDPASSVEVIFRGDISHHNTEVVTLHALKGLLRPALKEGISIVNARLRAKEMGIEVIEGKIEEIDHYSSLVTLKVTDTKGNVFKFSGTTYGDEIRIVEYLGHRVNFEPTEYMLFVRNKDIPGVIGHIGNVLGDFGINIASMHVSPNKNDGTALMIVNTDREIPNEAVESLNKLNSILRAKAVKNLI from the coding sequence GTGAAAGTATTGGTGACGGAGAGAATTGCCGAAAGTGGTATAGAGTACCTTAAAAATCACGCTGAAGTTGATTTTAAATTAGATTTGCCGCGGCAGGAGCTTTTAGAAATCATAGGAGACTATGATGCAATCGTCGTAAGAAGTGTAACAAAAGTTGATAAAGAACTTATCTCAAAGGGAAAGAATTTAAAAGTCATAGGAAGAGCAGGCAATGGCGTCGATAATATAGATCTTTTAGCAGCCACAGAAAAGGGCATAATAGTTGTAAATACACCTGAGGGGAATATTATATCAGCAGCGGAGCATACGATTGGGCTTATGCTATCTATTGCCAGAAACATACCACAGGCGTACAATGGTGCAATAAATGGCGATTTTAGAAGAAATAAGTTTAAAGGTGTAGAGTTAAACGGAAAGACTGTAGGCATAATCGGATTAGGAAGGATAGGGTCTTTAGTTGCAACAAGGCTTGCAGCTTTTGGTATGAAGGTCATTGCTTACGATCCATACATTCCTGACAGCCGCTTCGAAAAGTTCGGCGTCAAAAAAGTTTCATTTGATGAACTCTTAAGTGAATCTGATTTTATCACGATACATACACCTAAGACAGAAGAGACCATTGACATAATTAGCGATGAAGAATTTAAAAAGGTCAAAAAAGGCGTCAGAATAGTAAATTGCGCAAGAGGCGGTCTTATAAATGAAGAAGCTCTTTACAATGCAGTCAAAGAAGGGATTGTTGCTGCAGCAGCACTGGACGTGTTTAAAGTAGAGCCATCATACGACAGGGAAAAACAGGACTTCCACAATAAGCTTTTAGAGCTTCCAAATGTAGTCGTGACTCCGCATTTAGGAGCATCTACGGTAGAGGCCCAAAACAATGTAGGCATATCTGTAGCAAAAGAAGTAATAACGGCTTTAAACGGCAAACTGTACGGAAACATAGTAAACCTACCAGATATAAAAGCAGACGAATTTGGAGAGTTAAAGCCTTATATGAAGCTGTGTGAAGCCATGGGAGCACTTTATTACCAGATAAACGATGATCCTGCATCATCTGTCGAGGTAATTTTTAGAGGCGATATATCGCACCACAATACAGAAGTTGTGACGCTTCATGCATTGAAAGGGCTTTTAAGGCCTGCATTGAAAGAAGGCATAAGCATAGTGAATGCTAGGCTTAGGGCAAAAGAGATGGGCATAGAAGTAATAGAAGGCAAAATAGAGGAGATAGACCACTATTCAAGCCTTGTGACGCTAAAGGTAACGGATACAAAAGGAAATGTATTTAAGTTTTCAGGGACGACATATGGAGATGAGATAAGGATTGTAGAATATTTAGGCCATAGAGTCAACTTTGAACCGACTGAGTACATGCTGTTTGTGAGAAATAAAGATATACCTGGTGTAATAGGACATATCGGAAATGTATTGGGGGATTTCGGCATAAATATTGCATCTATGCATGTAAGCCCTAATAAAAATGACGGGACGGCACTCATGATCGTAAACACAGATAGGGAAATCCCTAATGAGGCAGTAGAATCATTGAACAAACTAAACAGCATATTGAGGGCAAAGGCAGTTAAAAATTTGATATAG
- a CDS encoding S41 family peptidase: MRRYLSFFLSFVIVLSLVFSVPSATYAATNTAESNSISSYLDDLGSLMQFIKDNYAGDITYDQMEEGAIKGILSSLDKYSTYFTKDEMDSFTESTSGTFTGVGMVVEQRDNDIVVVSTVDGSPAQKAGVKSGYIVVSVDGKDVTGMSVNDVTNLIKGEKGTKVKIGFLVNGKTVEYEITRDVIKINPVSYKIINGIGYIDISEFNGNTEDNVAKALDYMDQNNIKKLVIDLRDNPGGYLSEAVDVANFFVPAGPVVTVAMNGGNNQTYYSNLKNQKYKLAVLINGGTASAAEILAGAIQDTKAGILVGENSYGKGTVQEVFPFSDGSGIKLTIAKYLLPSGRWIDGTGLKPDVEVKDSRVALPELVYTKDIKKGDTGNDVKLLQSYLSLLGYYKGEPNGYFGNDTYDAIVSFQKYAGIPATGVLDRGTTDALSYFYGLTLKNDAQLNKAIELLNQ; encoded by the coding sequence ATGAGAAGGTATTTATCGTTTTTCCTTTCTTTTGTAATCGTATTGTCGCTGGTATTTTCCGTACCTTCAGCTACGTATGCTGCAACGAATACGGCGGAGAGCAACAGTATAAGCAGTTATTTAGATGATTTAGGTTCTCTCATGCAGTTTATAAAAGACAACTATGCAGGAGACATAACATATGATCAAATGGAAGAGGGCGCCATAAAAGGCATATTATCATCACTAGATAAATACAGTACATATTTTACTAAAGATGAGATGGATTCATTTACAGAATCTACATCAGGCACTTTTACAGGTGTTGGAATGGTAGTTGAACAAAGGGACAACGACATAGTAGTCGTGTCTACGGTTGACGGTTCGCCGGCGCAAAAAGCTGGTGTAAAAAGCGGATATATTGTCGTATCTGTCGATGGCAAAGATGTGACAGGGATGAGCGTAAACGACGTGACAAATCTCATCAAAGGCGAAAAAGGCACAAAAGTGAAGATAGGCTTTTTGGTAAATGGGAAGACAGTCGAATACGAGATAACGAGGGATGTCATAAAGATAAACCCGGTATCGTATAAAATAATAAACGGTATAGGCTATATAGACATAAGTGAGTTTAATGGAAATACTGAAGACAATGTTGCAAAAGCCCTTGACTATATGGATCAAAACAATATAAAGAAACTTGTCATCGATTTAAGGGATAATCCCGGCGGATACTTGTCTGAAGCTGTAGATGTTGCAAACTTCTTTGTACCGGCAGGTCCTGTTGTGACGGTGGCTATGAACGGTGGAAACAACCAGACGTATTATTCAAACTTAAAAAATCAGAAATATAAGCTGGCGGTGCTTATAAACGGTGGAACTGCGTCAGCAGCTGAAATACTAGCAGGTGCCATACAGGATACTAAAGCAGGAATACTGGTAGGTGAAAATTCATACGGCAAAGGAACTGTCCAGGAAGTATTTCCATTTTCTGATGGCAGTGGTATAAAACTTACTATTGCAAAATACCTGCTTCCATCAGGAAGATGGATTGACGGAACAGGCCTTAAACCTGATGTGGAGGTAAAAGACAGCAGGGTAGCTTTGCCGGAATTGGTGTATACAAAAGATATAAAAAAGGGTGATACAGGAAATGACGTAAAACTGCTTCAGTCGTATTTAAGTCTTTTAGGGTATTATAAAGGGGAGCCTAACGGGTATTTTGGAAATGACACGTATGATGCTATTGTGAGCTTTCAAAAATACGCAGGAATACCAGCAACAGGCGTCCTTGATAGAGGCACCACTGATGCCCTTTCGTATTTCTATGGTTTGACACTTAAAAATGATGCCCAGTTGAATAAAGCTATTGAGCTTTTAAATCAGTAG
- a CDS encoding glycerate kinase: protein MKILVAPDSFKGSLSSKEVLEAISEGIRRAIDAEIVGVPIADGGEGTVDALIFSSGGKVVEAEVVGPLGDTVKSFFGILNDGTAVIEMAASSGLSLVPDNMRNPLITTTYGVGQLIKEALDKGCRKFIIGLGGSATNDGGAGMIQALGVKLLDEDGKDIPYGGGNLYKLKKVDISSIDKRVYESIFIVASDVTNPLCGENGASAVYGPQKGATKEMVEILDDNLRHYASVVKETLGKDFSDVPGAGAAGGLGFSLMAFLNAKIRSGIDIVMEASNIDEKIKSCDIVITGEGNTDFQTAYGKAPAGIARIAKKYGKPVLILSGGLGKNYKDLYDVGVTSMFSIVDKPMTLQEAMINAKKLMSDRAEDIIRIFISGRNSK, encoded by the coding sequence ATGAAGATATTAGTTGCTCCTGATTCATTCAAAGGAAGCTTGTCATCAAAGGAAGTCCTAGAAGCCATAAGTGAAGGGATAAGAAGAGCCATAGATGCTGAGATTGTAGGAGTTCCTATAGCAGATGGTGGAGAAGGAACTGTTGATGCCTTGATTTTCTCATCAGGAGGAAAAGTTGTAGAAGCAGAAGTGGTAGGACCGCTTGGGGATACGGTAAAAAGCTTTTTTGGCATATTAAATGATGGCACTGCAGTGATAGAGATGGCTGCATCGTCAGGCTTAAGCCTTGTGCCAGACAACATGAGAAATCCTTTAATAACTACGACTTACGGCGTCGGTCAGCTTATAAAGGAAGCATTAGATAAAGGGTGCCGCAAATTCATCATAGGTTTAGGCGGCAGCGCCACAAACGACGGTGGTGCCGGAATGATTCAAGCATTAGGAGTTAAGCTCTTAGATGAAGACGGCAAAGACATACCTTACGGAGGAGGAAATCTTTACAAGCTCAAAAAAGTTGACATAAGCAGTATTGATAAAAGAGTATATGAAAGTATTTTCATAGTGGCATCTGATGTAACAAATCCTCTTTGTGGTGAAAACGGTGCATCTGCTGTATATGGACCACAGAAAGGTGCAACAAAAGAGATGGTGGAAATTCTTGACGACAATTTAAGGCACTATGCCAGTGTGGTAAAAGAGACATTAGGCAAAGACTTTTCAGACGTTCCCGGTGCTGGTGCGGCGGGCGGACTGGGCTTTTCCTTAATGGCATTTTTAAATGCTAAGATAAGATCTGGAATAGACATTGTGATGGAAGCTTCAAATATAGATGAAAAGATAAAGTCATGTGATATTGTAATAACGGGTGAAGGCAATACAGATTTTCAAACTGCATACGGCAAAGCACCAGCAGGCATAGCAAGGATAGCAAAAAAATACGGAAAGCCTGTTCTGATACTATCAGGTGGTCTAGGTAAAAACTATAAAGACCTTTATGATGTAGGTGTCACATCAATGTTCAGCATCGTAGATAAACCTATGACGCTTCAAGAAGCGATGATAAATGCTAAAAAGCTTATGTCTGACAGGGCAGAAGATATAATTCGCATATTCATATCAGGAAGGAACTCTAAATAG
- a CDS encoding ACT domain-containing protein encodes MKEESKFYIIREEILSDALKKTLMAKELIETGEAKTINEAVKKVGISRSAFYKYKDYIFPYSKFSKGKIITLSLLLEHIPGILSSILDIIAMMKGNVITINQSMPSLGVASVSISIDTQYMAKGIEELIKKIEEEHGVRKVEILGE; translated from the coding sequence TTGAAGGAAGAAAGCAAGTTTTACATCATCAGAGAAGAGATTTTATCTGATGCACTTAAAAAAACTCTCATGGCAAAGGAACTCATCGAGACAGGAGAGGCAAAAACGATTAACGAAGCGGTGAAGAAAGTTGGCATATCCAGAAGTGCGTTTTACAAGTACAAAGATTACATCTTTCCTTACTCCAAGTTTTCTAAGGGAAAGATAATAACTTTGTCATTGCTTTTAGAGCATATACCTGGTATCCTGTCGTCGATACTGGATATTATAGCCATGATGAAAGGAAATGTTATTACGATAAATCAAAGCATGCCGTCCCTCGGGGTTGCCAGTGTCTCTATATCCATAGATACCCAGTACATGGCAAAGGGCATTGAAGAACTAATAAAAAAGATTGAAGAAGAGCACGGTGTCAGAAAGGTAGAGATACTTGGCGAGTAA
- the thrC gene encoding threonine synthase, whose protein sequence is MEWDGIIKSYRSHMPKIDDENIITLKEGNTPLIEALNLAKKLPGLKIYLKYEGLNPTGSFKDRGMTVAVSMAKQEGSRAVVCASTGNTSASAAAYAAKAGLKCIVLIPGGKIALGKLAQAIAYGAEVIAINGNFDDALNLVREISKKHPITVVNSINPYRLEGQKSSSFEICDTLKKAPDYLALPVGNAGNITAYWMGFKEYYSAGVINKLPKMIGFQAAGAAPIVENRVIEHPETIATAIRIGNPASWQKAVAARDESGGLIDKVTDDEILEAYSLLAKSEGIFAEPASCAPIAGVIKKYREGLFKEGDTVVCILTGNGLKDPDTAIKLGGSSVKTVDADLKSLEGAIYG, encoded by the coding sequence ATGGAATGGGATGGAATAATCAAATCATACAGAAGCCACATGCCTAAAATAGATGATGAAAATATAATCACGTTGAAAGAAGGAAATACGCCCCTTATAGAAGCTTTAAATCTTGCAAAAAAGCTTCCTGGGCTTAAGATATACTTAAAATACGAAGGGCTAAACCCTACAGGTTCATTCAAAGATAGGGGAATGACTGTTGCTGTGTCCATGGCAAAGCAGGAAGGGTCACGGGCTGTTGTGTGTGCATCAACAGGCAATACATCTGCATCAGCGGCTGCATATGCTGCAAAGGCAGGGCTTAAATGTATTGTCTTGATTCCAGGGGGGAAAATTGCATTAGGCAAACTAGCACAGGCTATTGCATACGGAGCAGAAGTTATTGCAATAAATGGCAACTTTGATGATGCGCTTAATTTAGTGAGGGAAATATCAAAAAAGCATCCTATAACTGTCGTTAATTCTATAAATCCGTATAGACTTGAAGGGCAGAAGTCATCATCATTTGAAATATGCGATACATTAAAAAAAGCTCCTGATTATCTGGCACTTCCTGTAGGCAATGCAGGGAATATAACAGCATACTGGATGGGATTTAAAGAGTATTACAGTGCTGGCGTTATAAATAAACTTCCTAAGATGATAGGGTTTCAAGCAGCAGGTGCAGCTCCTATTGTAGAAAACAGAGTAATTGAGCATCCTGAGACAATAGCTACAGCCATAAGAATCGGAAATCCCGCCAGCTGGCAAAAGGCCGTAGCAGCCAGAGATGAATCAGGGGGACTTATCGACAAGGTTACGGATGATGAGATACTTGAAGCTTACTCGCTTCTTGCCAAAAGCGAAGGAATATTTGCTGAGCCTGCATCATGCGCACCCATTGCAGGCGTCATAAAAAAGTACAGAGAAGGTCTATTTAAAGAAGGAGACACGGTAGTCTGCATACTTACAGGAAACGGCTTAAAGGATCCTGATACGGCTATAAAACTCGGAGGAAGCAGTGTAAAGACAGTTGATGCGGATCTAAAATCATTGGAAGGTGCAATATATGGATAA
- a CDS encoding pyridoxal-phosphate-dependent aminotransferase family protein: protein MSDKILMTPGPTMVPKEVLDVCHLQPYHHRTPEFYELFSCLNSNLKKIFKTNMDVLTLTSSGTGGMEAVVANLFKKGDKVLVASIGHFGERFYDITKAYGLDSDIIDFGWGNAVDLNKLEDALKKNEYKALIVTQNETSTGVTNDIKAIADVAKRHDVPVIVDAVSSLGGIPLEMDEWGLDAVVTCSQKCLMSPPGLSFVALSERAWQMAEESDLPKYYFDLKKARRGVQKEKPDNPYTPAVSTIMAVKKATDMLLNIGMDTVYKNQHLIGEKVRKTIKDIGLKLFPDESISSDLLTAVEVPEGYKAGDIINYMSERGILITGGQAHLKGKIIRIGHMGYITDEMLDLTFDALKNALSDLS, encoded by the coding sequence ATGAGTGACAAAATTCTTATGACTCCGGGGCCTACTATGGTGCCAAAGGAAGTATTAGATGTATGTCATCTGCAGCCATATCACCATAGGACGCCGGAGTTTTATGAACTTTTTTCATGTCTTAATTCAAATCTTAAAAAGATATTTAAAACAAATATGGATGTATTAACGCTAACATCATCAGGTACAGGCGGCATGGAGGCTGTTGTTGCAAATCTCTTTAAAAAGGGAGATAAAGTTCTTGTTGCAAGCATCGGACATTTTGGAGAAAGGTTCTATGATATTACAAAGGCGTACGGACTTGATTCAGACATTATCGATTTTGGATGGGGCAATGCAGTCGATCTGAACAAATTAGAAGATGCATTGAAAAAGAATGAATACAAGGCATTGATTGTGACGCAAAATGAGACATCAACAGGCGTCACAAACGACATAAAAGCAATAGCTGATGTTGCAAAAAGGCATGATGTGCCAGTCATTGTGGATGCCGTAAGCTCATTGGGCGGTATACCCCTAGAGATGGACGAATGGGGGCTTGATGCGGTTGTGACGTGTTCTCAGAAATGCTTAATGTCTCCACCGGGTCTTAGCTTTGTTGCTTTAAGCGAGAGGGCATGGCAGATGGCAGAGGAATCTGATCTTCCTAAATATTATTTTGACCTTAAAAAAGCAAGGCGAGGTGTGCAAAAGGAAAAACCGGACAACCCATATACACCTGCAGTTTCCACAATTATGGCCGTAAAGAAGGCTACAGACATGCTTCTTAATATTGGTATGGACACAGTATACAAAAATCAGCACTTAATCGGTGAGAAGGTAAGAAAAACCATCAAAGATATAGGTCTTAAACTTTTCCCTGATGAATCCATATCGTCAGATCTTTTGACTGCAGTAGAAGTGCCTGAAGGGTACAAAGCAGGAGACATAATAAACTACATGTCAGAACGTGGAATACTTATAACAGGAGGCCAAGCTCACTTGAAGGGTAAAATAATACGCATAGGACACATGGGATATATTACAGATGAAATGCTGGATTTGACATTTGATGCCCTAAAAAATGCACTATCTGATTTATCTTAG
- a CDS encoding DUF4829 domain-containing protein: MKLKNLLLLFCVLLTILMAACSSGQFNTYNEDTKFLLKYGFSPEKESSYFDVTIPTDWKIQSTSMPVGLYWTEVNFLSRDIGYNIEKYKGKTVKAVIYRLNEKLPGLGESSKYTYPVNAVILRDGENIIGAWLEFNGSTPLSLKKNYIETLTERPWIDWVMSHGFLKEMASPVVDKLTPEELIYAYFNGINKGDKSLIYLTLSIDMLHDMLYINRPEKTLYNTDFEQNSLELNTKSATVLSIEENKGYTPVKNKNIYESKEYKVTVNLTLKSEDNTPTRNGRNTFFFIISKSTKDSPWKIESIGTGP; the protein is encoded by the coding sequence ATGAAATTGAAGAACCTTTTGCTTTTGTTTTGTGTTTTATTGACAATACTTATGGCCGCCTGTTCAAGTGGCCAGTTTAACACATATAATGAAGATACAAAGTTTTTACTGAAGTATGGCTTTAGCCCTGAAAAAGAATCATCTTACTTCGATGTAACCATACCAACGGATTGGAAAATCCAAAGCACATCCATGCCTGTTGGACTTTATTGGACTGAAGTGAATTTTTTATCAAGGGATATAGGGTATAATATTGAAAAATACAAAGGTAAAACTGTAAAAGCTGTAATATACAGATTAAACGAAAAACTGCCAGGATTAGGAGAAAGCAGCAAGTACACTTATCCAGTAAATGCAGTCATCTTAAGGGATGGGGAAAATATAATAGGAGCATGGCTTGAATTTAATGGGTCAACACCTCTTTCACTTAAGAAAAATTACATCGAGACGCTTACAGAAAGGCCATGGATAGACTGGGTTATGTCCCACGGTTTCTTAAAAGAGATGGCATCACCTGTAGTAGATAAGCTTACGCCTGAAGAGCTAATATACGCATATTTTAACGGGATAAATAAAGGAGACAAAAGCCTAATATATTTAACTCTCTCTATTGATATGCTGCACGACATGCTCTACATCAATAGACCAGAAAAAACCCTTTACAATACGGATTTTGAGCAAAACAGCCTCGAGCTAAATACAAAATCGGCAACGGTATTAAGCATAGAGGAAAACAAAGGTTACACACCTGTAAAGAATAAAAATATCTATGAAAGCAAAGAGTACAAAGTGACAGTGAATCTGACATTAAAAAGCGAAGATAATACGCCTACAAGAAATGGAAGAAACACATTCTTCTTTATAATATCAAAGTCAACAAAAGATTCACCGTGGAAGATAGAATCAATAGGAACAGGGCCATAA
- a CDS encoding MBL fold metallo-hydrolase — protein sequence MRFCSLRSGSSGNAAYIGYKDVHILVDAGLSGSTIEKSLESIDVNPCSISAILITHEHNDHIKGAGVLSRRYNIPIYANEATWASMENLLGEINCDNKRFFKTGEDFTLGDVRIRPFKKSHDAVEPVGFSFFCGQNKATIATDLGYISRGVAANIMDSDIVLLESNHDVDMLINGSYPWTLKKRILSPHGHLSNKDAAEAIKKFIKLKSIGKIYLGHLSQNNNKPEIAYKTVTDVLKEEGIDYEINIALRYAESDIVEI from the coding sequence ATGAGGTTTTGTTCGTTGAGATCTGGTAGCAGCGGAAATGCCGCATACATTGGATACAAAGATGTACATATACTGGTGGATGCAGGCTTAAGTGGCAGCACGATTGAAAAAAGTCTTGAAAGCATAGATGTAAATCCATGCAGCATCTCCGCAATTTTGATAACACATGAGCACAATGATCACATAAAAGGGGCTGGAGTATTGTCAAGGAGGTACAACATTCCCATATATGCCAATGAAGCCACGTGGGCTTCCATGGAAAACCTTCTTGGTGAGATAAACTGTGACAACAAGCGTTTTTTCAAAACCGGTGAAGACTTTACATTGGGAGATGTCAGAATAAGGCCTTTTAAAAAATCCCATGATGCGGTGGAACCTGTGGGTTTTTCATTTTTCTGCGGCCAGAATAAAGCCACCATAGCCACAGATTTGGGGTATATAAGCAGAGGCGTTGCTGCAAACATAATGGACTCTGACATAGTACTGTTGGAGTCTAACCATGACGTAGACATGCTTATAAATGGCTCATATCCATGGACATTAAAAAAAAGGATACTTTCACCACATGGACATCTTTCCAATAAAGATGCGGCAGAAGCCATAAAGAAGTTTATCAAACTTAAATCAATAGGCAAAATTTACTTAGGACATCTAAGCCAAAACAACAACAAGCCTGAAATAGCATATAAGACTGTTACAGATGTGCTGAAAGAAGAAGGCATAGACTACGAAATAAATATTGCTTTAAGGTATGCAGAAAGCGACATTGTGGAAATATAA